The sequence AGGCCTAAGCGTTCCCGCGCACCTTGAGTGTCCGGCAGCAAGGGCATTTGATCCGCCAAGGTATGGCCGATAAAGCGACAAGGGGCATCGAAGCGATCGTAGAAGGCTTTTTCAAAGGGCAAAAAGGCCAGCACCATGTCGGTGGCGCGCTTAATTTTATGAATGCGGTTTTGCCGCCATGCCCACACGGACGGGCTCACATAGTGCAAGGTGGCAATGCCGCTCTCGCGCAATTTAAGCTCCACACCGATATTAAAATCTGGCGCATCTATACCCACAAATACATCTGGTGGATTGGCCATAAAATGGCTCAAGATCTGTTTACGGATGGTTAAAATGCGCGGCAAACGACCCAGCACTTCCACCAAGCCCATTACCGCAAGCTCTTCCATTTCAAACAGCGCAGTACAGCCCTCAGCCACCATTTGTGGCCCTGCAATGCCCTCAAAAATGGCGTCGGGGTGGCGTGCACGCAGCTCACGAATAAGCCCGGCACCCAAAGTGTCACCGGATACTTCACCGGCCACTATACCAATGCGTAGCGGTCTATGATTAAGCGCATTAGGCACGAATAATACCGCGCTCATTTTGCTGTAAAAACTCAATCATGGGGCCCACTTCAGGCTGCAGCGCACTCAACTCTTCCAGCTCAGGGATCACTTCCGCCACGGTTTTACCGCTGCGGAAAATAATCTTATAGGCTTTCTTGATAGCTGAAATCGCCTCAGGCGAAAAGCCCCGACGGCGCAAGCCTTCGGAGTTCACACCAAATGGCTTGGCATACAAACCAGCGGCCATGACATAAGGCGGCACGTCTTTATTCAGCGCGGCACAGCCGGCAATAAAGGCATGGCTGCCCACCCGACCAAACTGATGAATGGCGGCGTGGCCACCAAAGATCACATAGGATCCAATATGTACATGGCCGGCCAGCGTAGCGTTATTCGCGAAGATACATTCGTCACCAATGCGGCAATCGTGAGCCACGTGTACGTTGACCATAAACAGGTTACGGCTGCCCACGCGCGTTAAGCTTTCATCTTGGCTGGTGCCACGGTGAAAAGTGCAGGACTCACGAATAACGTTATCATCGCCAATTTCTAGTCGTGTTAGCTCACCGACGTATTTTTTGTCTTGGCAGTCTTCGCCAATCGAGCAAAACTGAAAAATACGATTACGCTGGCCGATACGGGTGGGGCCCTTGATAACAACATGGGGACCAATCCAGCAATCGTCGCCAATTTCAACATCGGCGCCAATCAAGGTCCAAGGGCCAATTTCTACGCCTTTGCCAATTTTGGCACTGGGGTGAACAATCGCCGTAGGGTGAATAACCGCTGTTTCATGAATTTCTGCACTTGCTTTAGTCACACTTAACCCCCGCGTTTGGCACACATTAATTCTGCCGTACAGACGATTTCGCCGTCTACGGTGGCAACGCCGGTAAATTTGGCGATACCGCGACGCTCTTTCAAAAAGACCACGTCCAATACCAATTGATCCCCTGGCACCACTGGGCGCTTAAAGCGTGCATTATCGATAGAAGCAAAATAATACAGCTCGCCAGGTTTTGGCTTACCGACCATTTTAAAGGCCAAAATGCCGGTGGCTTGGGCCATGGCTTCTAAGATCAATACGCCAGGAAACACCGGTTTGCCCGGAAAGTGTCCGGTAAACATAGGCTCGTTGAAAGACACATTCTTAATGCCTCTCAGGGTTTTGCGCTCAGGGCTAATTTCGTAATGGTCCACTTTATCGACCATCAAAAATGGGTAGCGATGTGGCAACAGTTCCAGAATTTCCTGGATATCCAACTGATTTTTTTCTGTGTTCAGTTCGTTAGTCAAAATGTAACCCTACCAATTTATGCTTAATTATTATTGTTCGATTATTTTTCAAGCTGCTTGACGCGCTTGTGCAAATCGTCGATGCGCATTACCCGAGCCGCAGTTTTACGCCACTCTTTATTAGGTTGCAACGGAATACCGGAGGAGTAAATGCCGGGTTCAGTAATGGATCGCATCACCATGCCCATGCCGGTAACGGTGACGCCATCACACAATTCGATATGCCCATTGATCACGGTACCGCCACCAATAATACAGTATTTACCGACTGTGAGACTACCGGCCATTATGGTACCACCCGCCACCGCACTTCCGTAGCCAATCTTAACGTTGTGCGCTACCTGACACTGGTTATCAATAATGACATTATCGGCAATTATGGTATCGCCCAGTGCGCCTCGGTCTATGGTAGTGCAGGCACCAATCTCAACGCGGTTACCAATGATAACGGTACCCAGCTGCGGGATTTTTACCCACTCGCCCTTATCGTTGGCATAACCAAAACCATCGGCGCCAATCACGGTGTTGGCTTGCACCAAACAATCTTCACCCAGCTCCACTCTGTGATACAGAGTAACGTTGGCCCACAGTCGCGTGCGCGCGCCAAGCTTTACGCCTTTGCCGATGAAACAGCCAGCACCCACCACCACGCCATCGCCCAGCACTACACCCGACTCAATCACCGCATTGGCCCCTATGGCCACGCCTTCGCCTAACGTGACATCGTCGGCCACCACGGCTTTAGCATGAATATCTAGGGCAGGTTGCGGTGTGGTATCCAATTTTTGTGCTGCCAGCGCAAAACCTAAATAAGGATTGCTCATCACTAACGTCGGCACTGGGCACAAATCTTGGTCGGCGGCCTGCACAATCACAGCGCCCGCCTTGGTGGTAGCCAATAGGTGGCGATAATGCTTATCGGATAAAAACGCCACTTCATCGGGGCCAGCTTTATCGAGGGTATTCACCCGAGCAATCACCACTTTAGGGTCGCCCTTAAATTCAGCATCTAGGTGCTGTGCCAATTCTTGTAGTGTGATAGTCATAACTCTACTCTTACTTGCTCACGCGGCTGATCACTTGGTCGGTAATATCTAAGCTAGGTGCCACATGAATAACGGCGCCACGCTCAATCACCAGATCTATGCCTTGGGCACGAGTGATCTCTTCGATGGCACCTTGAATACGCTTGAGCATGGCTTGACGCTCTTCGTGCTCGCGGCGCGCTTGATCTTCTTCTAACTTGCTGCGCTTTTGTACATAGGCGCCTTGCATGTCATTGAGTTTTTTCTGCGCAGTGGCTTTTTGCTGATCGTTCATAAACGCCATGTCTTTCTGCTGCTTTTCGATAAAGCTGCGACCATCGGCTTCCATTTTTTGTACTTCTTTAACGCGACTGCCAAATTCGCTCTTCAGCTTGTTGGCCACCGCATCGCGCTGGGGCATCTTCTGAAATACTTTCGCCGTGTCTACCACGGCAAGCTTAGTCGCTTGCGCCTGAGCAGCACTCGCAGTGAACAACAATGCCACCACACCCAATACTTTCATCATCTGTTTCAAAGCAATCTCCTAGTGAAAACAAGCTAGAAGCTGGAAGCAATAAGCTTGAAGCTCCAACTAAAAAACAATCCAAAACCAATATCTGCCACGGAATACACGGAACCCACGGAAAAATAGAGATCAAATCTGAAAAACACATTCATGGGGTTAAGACCTTACAATAAAATATGTTTAGTCACTTTTCGCCCTTATCCCAACTTAATTTTTCCGTGTTCTTCCGTGTATTCCGTGGCAAAAAATCTTACGCTCTTAGTTCTAAAATCAAGCCCAGATCCTGACGTTCGTCAGGATGACGGCATACATACAAAACAAACCGCACTTTGCCGCCTTACCGGGTTCGCCCCGGTATCTCGCTCTTGCTCTAGAACCTAAAACGAGATCCTGATGTTCATCAGGATGACAGCTTAAATTGCGAGATCCTGACGTCCGTCAGGATGACGGCATACATACAAAACAAACCGCTCTTTGCCGTCTTACCGGGCTCGCCCCGGTATCTAGCACTTGCTCTAGAACCTAAACCGAGATCCTGATGGTCATCAGGATGACAGCTTAAATTGCGAGATCCTGACGTTCGTCAGGATGACGGCATACATACAAAGCAAACCGCACTTTGCTGTCTTACCGGGTTCGCCCCGGTATCTCGCTTTTATTTCTAAACACTAAACCGAGATCCTGATGGTCATCAGGATGACAGCTTAAATTGCGAGATCCTGACGTGCGTCAGGATGACGGCTGTTTTAACACCAATAAGATCCCTTTTCGCTCTTATCTCATCTTAACTTTTCCGTGTTCTTCCGTGTATTCCGTGGCAAAAAATATTTAAACTCTTGAGTTACGTGTGGCACTCAACATTAAACACTTACAACTTAACACTGCCTTTAGAACGTTCTACCAATGTTGAAGTTAAACACTTCGGTGCGGTCGCCTTCTACGTCTTTCAGCGGTGCAGCCAGTGAGAACACCAGCGGGCCTAGTGGCGATAACCACTGCATGCTGATACCTGCAGAGGCGCGGAAGTTCGACGGATCACCAAAATCATAAATTAAGTTACAGCTATTGCCTGGATCACAGTTGCCAGCGTAATTCGCCGAATAGTTGGTATCCCAAACCGTACCTACGTCCACAAAGACACTGGTACGCAAGGAGCGCTGCAAGTCTTCACTGGCAAACGGCGTGGGCACTATCATCTCAACAGATGCGGCCACCAAGGCGTTACCGCCGATAGTACTGTCGTCACCACGATAAGTTCCATCGGCATTTTTATAAACTGCACGCGGTCCTACCGAGTTGCTCTTAAAGCCGCGCAAGGTGCTAAAGCCACCGCCGTAATAGTTTTCAAAAAACGGTAAACTCTGATCACCGCTACCCGCCTCACCATAACCATCACCGTAAGAAGCTCGGAATTTACCCGCTAGCACCCAGTTATGATTGCGATCGATAGGGAAATAGTGCGCATCATCGAAGCTGGTCTTGTAGTACTGCAAGTCGGAACCGGGTACCGTCACTTTCAATGATAAGTTCTGGCGATTACCGGACGTGGGGAAATAACCTTTGTTCAAGGTATTACGCGTCCAGCCAGCTGTCATATCGAAAGTATCGAAACTAATTTCGTTACTACCCGAGACTTTATCGTTATGCAGCTTCCAAAAGTCATTCAGTTGAACGTAACTGTCGCTGGGTTTACCGAGCGTATTGTGTTCATAGCCGGCGCTGAAGTTTAAGCTGTTATCTTCATTAATCGGAAAACCACTTAAGGCACGCACGCCGTACAAGGTGCTGTCGTAATCCGCGAGGTTAGCATCACGCGCATCAAACTGACGATAATACACCCGCCCGCCTAAGCTCACGCCATCCACGGTAAAGTAAGGGTCGGTAAAGTCTAATGACACATCTTTGGAGTAGTCATTCATTTGCGAGTTAATGCCAACCCGGTTACCAGTACCAAGGAAGTTTTCTTGTTGTAAACCCGCTTGAATACTAAAGCCCGAGTCAGTACCAAAGCCGATACCAAAGTTAATAGAGCCGGCGGGTTGTTCTTTCACGCTAACGTCTAAATCAACCAGATCAGCTTCACCTTCTACCCGACGGGTGTCCACCTCTACGTTTTCAAAATAACCTAAACGATTTAAGCGGGTGCGCGACTGTTCAATGTCTTCACTGGACAGACTCGCGCCTTCCATTTGGCGCATCTCACGGCGCAGCACTTCGTCTTTGGTAATAATGTTGCCGCTAAAGTTAATACGGCGCACATAGACACGGCTGCCTGGATCGACGTTCACCACTAGCTCAACTTTTTTGCTGGTTTCATCAATTTGCGGAAAGGTAGAAATTTTCGGGTAAGCATAGCCAAAACGGCCTAAAAACTTGGACAGCACTTCTTCCATGTGCGCAACATCAGCCGCCGAATATAAGTCACCTTTTTGCAACGGAACCAAGGCTTCTAGCTCAGATTGACGGTCCACCAAATTACCGCGCAGATTCACGCCAGACACCGTATAGCGCTCGCCTTCACTGACGTTAAGCGTGATGTAGACGCCTTCTTTATCAGGTGACATGGACACTTGAGTAGAGCTCACTTCGGCTTTTAAATAGCCGCGGTCGCGATAATAAGAACGCAAGGTTTCAATATCACCGGCCAGCTTTTGCTTTTGATAGCGCTGGTCGCCCATAATGTTCCACCAAGGCACACTGTCAGACAGCTCAAGCTGACCCAACAGTTGCTTCTCGCTAAAGGCTTTATTACCCACAATGTTGATTTGTTTAATTTCGGCGGCTGGGCCTTCCACAAATTCAAATTTGAGGTCAACGCGATTGCGCGGCAACGGCGTAAGTACGGCTTTTACCTTGGCCGAGTATTTACCCACACCGTAGTAAAAGTCCTCTAAGCCTTTTTCTAATGAGCTTAAGGTAGTGCGGTCCAGCGGCTCACCGATGCGCACCCCTGCCCCTTCTAAGCTTTTATTAAGCTGGTCTTCTTTGATTTCTTTATTGCCACTAAAAGTGATACCAGCAATGGTCGGTCGCTCGGTGACTTGTACTACCAGGGTGCCGTTATCACGCAACAAGCGTACGTCTTCAAAGTTGCCAGAGGCATACAGGCTCTTAATGGCTTCAGCAGTACGGGCCGCGTCCATTTCTTCGCCTACGCGTACTGGCAAGCTCAACAGCGTGGCACCCAACGTTACCCGCTGTAAGCCGTTTACTTGAATGTCTTGCACCACAAAAGGCGCACTTGGGCTCTGTGCTTGGGCGACGAGGCTGGCACTGAGCAAGCAAGTAGCGATAAGCGTCTGAGTCAAGGCTGGTCTCTTGCTTGTTGACCGAGGGTTAGTTGCCTGTAGTTTCACTGACATAGTCTGACTTAATCCTTGTGAATAATTTCGTACACTAAATTTGGTAAAGAGTGAAGCGTAAACCTAACACCTTACGTTTCACACCTCACCGCCATTCGTCATTAACCCTAAAACCTATATCTGCCACGGAATACACGGAACCACACGGACGAAGATCAAGACAACCTAAGATATTTTGTTGTAGACCTTACTAATAAAAGTCTTTTCTCTTAGTACTTTTCCGTGTTCTTCTGTGTATTCCGTGGCAAAAAAATCTTAGCCCTAACCCTCCTTGGCGCTGGGAGCTGGGCGCTATCTCTTGTTCTTTACAACCGCGCAAAATCGTTAAACAGCGCCAAGCCCATCAACATAAATAACAAGGCGGCGCCAATTTTAAAGCCGACTTCCTGCACTTTCTCTGGCACCGGTCGGCCGGTAACGGCTTCGATGATATAGAACAGTAAGTGGCCGCCGTCTAATACCGGCAGTGGCATCAGGTTAATAATGCCTAAATTCACACTGACCAAGGCCATAAAGCCTAAAAAATACACCAAGCCATAATCAGCCGTGGCACCGGCACCTTTAGCTATGGAAATTGGGCCGCTTAGGTTATCCACCGACACCACACCAGTCACCAACTTACCGAGCATTTGAAAGGTCAGCACGCTTAAATCCCAAGTGCGGCCAATACCTTCACCGATGGCGGCCAGCGGGCCGTAGCGCAGATCAAAGCGATATTCATCAGCGACCGGTAACACTGCCGGTGCCAAGCCAGCAAAGCCTATTACGCGGTCCGCGTGCTCTTGGCGCGCCGGCGTCAACATTAGCTTTTGGCTCTGACCGTTACGTTGCACCTCAAGTTCCATTTCAATCTCAGGCGAGGCCTGCACCGCTGTCACTAATTGGCGCCAATCGACCAGCTTTTCGCCATTAATAGCGACTAGCGTGTCGCCAAGCTGCACGCCGGCCGCCTCTGCAGGGCCATTTTCGACCACATTCGCTACATCCAAGGTCAGGCTAGGCCCTTCTGGCACTAAGCCCAACGCCGTAATTGGCGACTCCACTTCTGGATTAAACTGCCAATCCGCCAAGAGCAATTGCGCATCGCGCTGTTGGCCGGCAGTGTCGGTGACCGTGAAAACCGTCTTATCATCCCCTAGCCGCCCAAGCAGCGCAAAGTTAACTTCTTCCCAGGTGCGTACTTTTTTGCCATCAATGGCAATAATTTCCATGCCTGAGCTTAAGCCACCTTGGGCCGCCACAGAGGTTGGCGTCACCGAATTTAATACTGGCTTCACCGAAGGAATACCAATTAAAAACATCAGCCAACAAGCAAAAATGGCAAACACAAAGTTCGCCATAGGCCCAGCCACCACTATGGCCATGCGCGCCCATACCGATTTATGATTAAAAGCTTGGTCGTGCAGCTCGGCGGGCACGTCTTCGACGCGGCTATCGAGCATTTTAACGTAACCGCCGAGTGGGATCATGGCCACCACATACTCGGTGCCATCTTTACCCATACGGCGCCAAATGGCCTTACCAAAACCGATAGAAAAACGCTCTACTTTAACGCCATTACGTCTGGCTACCCAAAAGTGGCCAAATTCATGCACGGCAACCAATACACCCAAGGCGACAATAAAGGCACCCAAATTCCAGAAAAAGCTGCCCATTAGTGCTTCCTTATTTGTGCTGTAGCACAGAGTCGTGCCTGATTATCCAACGCAATAATTTCATCAATCGTGCTCACTGAACTCGCACCCAACGTTTGCACTACCGCCTCGTTCACCTCGGCGATAGCCATAAAATTCAATTCACCGGCCAAAAAGGCCGCCACTGCTATCTCGTTCGCCGCATTCAAAGCCGTGGTCGCCCCTTGGCCACTGGCGCAGGCATCAATGGCCAACTGCAAGCAAGGGTAACGCGCCATATCTGGCGCCATAAAGCTCAAGTCACCGAGCGTACAAAAGTCCAGGGGGGCCACGCCCGAGGCAATGCGCGCCGGATACGCCAAGGCATGAGCAATGGGCGTCATCATATCTGGCTGACCGAGCTGCGCCAATACAGAGCCGTCAGAATATTGCACCATAGAATGCACTACCGATTGCGGATGCACCAATACCTGCAACTGCGCAGCGTCGGCATTAAATAACCAACGCGCTTCTATATACTCCAGCCCTTTGTTCATCATGGTGGCCGAGTCTACCGAGATTTTTGGCCCCATGGTCCAATTAGGATGGGCAATGGCCTGTGCCGGCGTTACCGCACTTAGCTCATTAATAGGCGTATAACGAAACGGACCACCAGAGCCGGTCAGTAAGATTTTACTGACTCCTGCCTCAGACAAACTGCCGCGGCCAGGGTTTTGTTGTAGCGAGCTTGGCAAGCATTGAAAAATAGCGTTGTGTTCACTGTCGATGGGCAATAACTCGGCACCATATCGGTGTACCGCATCAATAAACAGCTCGCCGCTCATCACCAAGGCTTCTTTATTCGCCAGCAAGACTCGCTTGCCTGCTTTAACGGCAGCTAATGTAGAAAGCAAACCCGCCGCGCCCACAATCGCCGCCATCACAGTCGTGACCTCTGGCTCCCGGGCCACCTCGCACAGCGCCTCGCTGCCACTTAACACCTCGGTGGCACTGTTTAACTGCGCCAATTCATGGCGTAACTGCTTAGCGGCCAAGGCATCTACCATCACCGCATAACGCGGCGAAAACTCTAAACAATCAGTGACCATGCGCGTCACATTACTGTGCGCACTTAAGGCAAACAGCGAAAACCGCTCAGGATGTTGGCGCACTACAGCCAAGGTACTTTGCCCAATGGAGCCAGTGGCACCCAATATCGCCAGAGTTTCCATTAGCTCTCCCCTGTTAAGCGCGAGATTAAGAGGCTAGCGACAGAGGCGAACACTCGGTTACATACAGTCAAATTTTTCAACATTAGCTCAACAGCCACACAACGAGTACGAAAACGGGAAGTGCCGCAGTTAAGCTGTCGATTCGGTCCATAATGCCGCCATGGCCCGGTAAGATATTGCCAGAGTCTTTTAAGCCTGCTTCGCGCTTAAACATACTCTCGGTTAAATCACCGAGCACTGAGGCTAACACCGCCACGATTGAAGCAATCAGCACCACTATCGTCTGCTGGCTTGGTAAGTCGATGCTAAAAGTGACGATCAGAGCCAGCACAGTGGCCGAGGCTACGCCGCCCAACATACCTTCTACGGTTTTGCCGGGGCTCACATTAGGGCACAGCTTGCGCTTGCCAACCGCGCGACCCACAAAGTAAGCGCCGGTATCCGCGGCCCACACCAAGCCCATTACAAACAACAATAACCAAGCGCCAAAGTGCGGGTTTTCTTGATACTGAAAACCACGCAGCGTCATCATCGCCCAATAAAAGGGCACTAAGGTCAAAAAGGCAAACGCCGACTGCATAGCGGCATTGCCCCGCCACCAGCTAGCACTGCGCGGAAAAGTCAGCACTAGCCCTAATGCCACTACCCACCAAGCACCCGCCACCATATACAAATAGCTCAACCGTGGCTCCATACCGGCGGCCAAGGTGTCTAGGCTAGTGCTCTCAGTCCACAGCCCTTCTAGGGGCAATATCCCCATCAAGCCATAGAGCACCAAGCCCATGGCGAGCATGGTGATAAAAGCACGGTCTTTATCAATAAAGTTGCCCCACTCAATGGACGCCAACAAAAATATGGCACCGGCAAACAGCGCAAAATAGTTAAACGGCAGCAAGAACAAAGCCGCCAGCACCAGAGGCACCAAACAGAGTGCGGTAATAATTCGTAGTTTTAACAAAGCAAAGTCCTTAAAAGAAAGCGCCCGGCGCCCAGCACCAAGCGCCCAGCTAAAAGAAAACACACCGCAATCTATAGCCGTCCGTCTCTTTGGTAAAGAGCACTTCGGCGGTTATGCGTTAGCAGAAGTT comes from Oceanisphaera profunda and encodes:
- the lpxA gene encoding acyl-ACP--UDP-N-acetylglucosamine O-acyltransferase yields the protein MTKASAEIHETAVIHPTAIVHPSAKIGKGVEIGPWTLIGADVEIGDDCWIGPHVVIKGPTRIGQRNRIFQFCSIGEDCQDKKYVGELTRLEIGDDNVIRESCTFHRGTSQDESLTRVGSRNLFMVNVHVAHDCRIGDECIFANNATLAGHVHIGSYVIFGGHAAIHQFGRVGSHAFIAGCAALNKDVPPYVMAAGLYAKPFGVNSEGLRRRGFSPEAISAIKKAYKIIFRSGKTVAEVIPELEELSALQPEVGPMIEFLQQNERGIIRA
- the fabZ gene encoding 3-hydroxyacyl-ACP dehydratase FabZ → MNTEKNQLDIQEILELLPHRYPFLMVDKVDHYEISPERKTLRGIKNVSFNEPMFTGHFPGKPVFPGVLILEAMAQATGILAFKMVGKPKPGELYYFASIDNARFKRPVVPGDQLVLDVVFLKERRGIAKFTGVATVDGEIVCTAELMCAKRGG
- the lpxD gene encoding UDP-3-O-(3-hydroxymyristoyl)glucosamine N-acyltransferase, which translates into the protein MTITLQELAQHLDAEFKGDPKVVIARVNTLDKAGPDEVAFLSDKHYRHLLATTKAGAVIVQAADQDLCPVPTLVMSNPYLGFALAAQKLDTTPQPALDIHAKAVVADDVTLGEGVAIGANAVIESGVVLGDGVVVGAGCFIGKGVKLGARTRLWANVTLYHRVELGEDCLVQANTVIGADGFGYANDKGEWVKIPQLGTVIIGNRVEIGACTTIDRGALGDTIIADNVIIDNQCQVAHNVKIGYGSAVAGGTIMAGSLTVGKYCIIGGGTVINGHIELCDGVTVTGMGMVMRSITEPGIYSSGIPLQPNKEWRKTAARVMRIDDLHKRVKQLEK
- a CDS encoding OmpH family outer membrane protein, with protein sequence MMKVLGVVALLFTASAAQAQATKLAVVDTAKVFQKMPQRDAVANKLKSEFGSRVKEVQKMEADGRSFIEKQQKDMAFMNDQQKATAQKKLNDMQGAYVQKRSKLEEDQARREHEERQAMLKRIQGAIEEITRAQGIDLVIERGAVIHVAPSLDITDQVISRVSK
- the bamA gene encoding outer membrane protein assembly factor BamA, which encodes MSVKLQATNPRSTSKRPALTQTLIATCLLSASLVAQAQSPSAPFVVQDIQVNGLQRVTLGATLLSLPVRVGEEMDAARTAEAIKSLYASGNFEDVRLLRDNGTLVVQVTERPTIAGITFSGNKEIKEDQLNKSLEGAGVRIGEPLDRTTLSSLEKGLEDFYYGVGKYSAKVKAVLTPLPRNRVDLKFEFVEGPAAEIKQINIVGNKAFSEKQLLGQLELSDSVPWWNIMGDQRYQKQKLAGDIETLRSYYRDRGYLKAEVSSTQVSMSPDKEGVYITLNVSEGERYTVSGVNLRGNLVDRQSELEALVPLQKGDLYSAADVAHMEEVLSKFLGRFGYAYPKISTFPQIDETSKKVELVVNVDPGSRVYVRRINFSGNIITKDEVLRREMRQMEGASLSSEDIEQSRTRLNRLGYFENVEVDTRRVEGEADLVDLDVSVKEQPAGSINFGIGFGTDSGFSIQAGLQQENFLGTGNRVGINSQMNDYSKDVSLDFTDPYFTVDGVSLGGRVYYRQFDARDANLADYDSTLYGVRALSGFPINEDNSLNFSAGYEHNTLGKPSDSYVQLNDFWKLHNDKVSGSNEISFDTFDMTAGWTRNTLNKGYFPTSGNRQNLSLKVTVPGSDLQYYKTSFDDAHYFPIDRNHNWVLAGKFRASYGDGYGEAGSGDQSLPFFENYYGGGFSTLRGFKSNSVGPRAVYKNADGTYRGDDSTIGGNALVAASVEMIVPTPFASEDLQRSLRTSVFVDVGTVWDTNYSANYAGNCDPGNSCNLIYDFGDPSNFRASAGISMQWLSPLGPLVFSLAAPLKDVEGDRTEVFNFNIGRTF
- the rseP gene encoding sigma E protease regulator RseP, translating into MGSFFWNLGAFIVALGVLVAVHEFGHFWVARRNGVKVERFSIGFGKAIWRRMGKDGTEYVVAMIPLGGYVKMLDSRVEDVPAELHDQAFNHKSVWARMAIVVAGPMANFVFAIFACWLMFLIGIPSVKPVLNSVTPTSVAAQGGLSSGMEIIAIDGKKVRTWEEVNFALLGRLGDDKTVFTVTDTAGQQRDAQLLLADWQFNPEVESPITALGLVPEGPSLTLDVANVVENGPAEAAGVQLGDTLVAINGEKLVDWRQLVTAVQASPEIEMELEVQRNGQSQKLMLTPARQEHADRVIGFAGLAPAVLPVADEYRFDLRYGPLAAIGEGIGRTWDLSVLTFQMLGKLVTGVVSVDNLSGPISIAKGAGATADYGLVYFLGFMALVSVNLGIINLMPLPVLDGGHLLFYIIEAVTGRPVPEKVQEVGFKIGAALLFMLMGLALFNDFARL
- the ispC gene encoding 1-deoxy-D-xylulose-5-phosphate reductoisomerase, whose protein sequence is METLAILGATGSIGQSTLAVVRQHPERFSLFALSAHSNVTRMVTDCLEFSPRYAVMVDALAAKQLRHELAQLNSATEVLSGSEALCEVAREPEVTTVMAAIVGAAGLLSTLAAVKAGKRVLLANKEALVMSGELFIDAVHRYGAELLPIDSEHNAIFQCLPSSLQQNPGRGSLSEAGVSKILLTGSGGPFRYTPINELSAVTPAQAIAHPNWTMGPKISVDSATMMNKGLEYIEARWLFNADAAQLQVLVHPQSVVHSMVQYSDGSVLAQLGQPDMMTPIAHALAYPARIASGVAPLDFCTLGDLSFMAPDMARYPCLQLAIDACASGQGATTALNAANEIAVAAFLAGELNFMAIAEVNEAVVQTLGASSVSTIDEIIALDNQARLCATAQIRKH
- a CDS encoding phosphatidate cytidylyltransferase is translated as MLKLRIITALCLVPLVLAALFLLPFNYFALFAGAIFLLASIEWGNFIDKDRAFITMLAMGLVLYGLMGILPLEGLWTESTSLDTLAAGMEPRLSYLYMVAGAWWVVALGLVLTFPRSASWWRGNAAMQSAFAFLTLVPFYWAMMTLRGFQYQENPHFGAWLLLFVMGLVWAADTGAYFVGRAVGKRKLCPNVSPGKTVEGMLGGVASATVLALIVTFSIDLPSQQTIVVLIASIVAVLASVLGDLTESMFKREAGLKDSGNILPGHGGIMDRIDSLTAALPVFVLVVWLLS